The genomic DNA GGTCTTACACAAGGGCCCTAGGATctttaattacattttttacTACAATACTGCATAACTTCAAACTGATCTGCAATAGCCCAAAAATCGTATGAAAGCAAGTTCGAAAGAAATATTATGAGACAATGCTTGAAGGACTTTGATAAACCATCAAATGCCTCAAATGTTTTACTCAATCAAATACAAATTGCCATTAATATCCATCAATGAGGTAAACCTTAGTCATACGATCAACTAAGATCACTTAACAGCCCTTTAATTGGTAAAACTAATCGCTAATGAACGGCTCTTAACTCATCAAATCAAGATGTATTGAATGTCCTCCCGAAGGGTCTCACCGAGCGATGACATCGACTCAACccgaagaaaagtgaaaaggcATGATCGTACCAACAATTAGCACTTTCCATTATGCTAATGCTATCAAAAGCCAACGAGCCGCAAAATAACCGACCGTGCTCCAGCAAAGGGTCGCAATTGTCCACCGAAACCTAGCCCGCTCCTGTATCTCCCCTGTACCGGTTGCCAGTCAGTAGCGGTCAGTTGTGCAAAATTCGTGTAAAAGTGTCATCGATACCGAGCACTCAGTTGACCGTGAAATCGTCTGGCTATCGCCACAAGGCCACCGAGCCCTGCGGAGTAGGAATTCCGAGGCCCTTGTACCTTGTACAGCGGGCCAAAGAAAGCACCCGCCTGCTCATCGAACGGATTCGCGGACACGGATTTCGCAGTGCATTCAAGCGGATACGGACGCGGCCGGCTTGAGGCACGCGATCATCCGCCGACGCGTGCCTCGACGCTGGGTGCAGTAGAACAGAACGGCTACAGACGACGGCCCGGGTATGCGcttcgtctgtgtgtgtgtgtgtgtgtgtgtgcaccgaACGATAGCACCACAATAGGCGGAGCGAAGAAAGGCAGCAGGATCGGTGGGCTGGACGAGGCGGGCCAGTAGGTGGGGTGAGGACGCCGGGCGGTGTGGTAGCTGCAAGTGCATCTCTCGGTTGGGCCGGTAGGGCCGGTTTGCGTGCAACGAGCCCAACCGCCCTCGGAGTATATATTGATGGTGGCGGCCCACTGGAAGGCACAGTTTGAGTCCATTCGTCCACAGTTCTAGAGCCATCCCAGAGCGAGCGCAGTGTGTAGAGTGTGAGTTCGGTCTCGTGCAATTGTGGTCTGTTTTCGTCGCAAAACAGATTtactaacaaaaacaaacgctcCAGCCCAAACGTTCCGGCAAGATGCAACTGTTCAAGTGTTTACTGGTGATCGGGTGCCTAGCGACAGTGTCCTTCGCCCACAGTGCTTCCGCCACGCTGCCGATCAGCTCGAACTCGATCGACGACAGCAACGGACCGCAGCAGCAGACGCCCCGCGCCGGCTCGTACCTGGGCGAGATCAAGTACCTGTACAAGACGTACCAGGACTGTGCCAGCGGCGATGTCTCCACCTGCCTCAAGATGAAGCTGTTCACCATCCTGGACCGTGTGTCGCGCTCGACCAAGGACTTCAAGTTGAGCGAGGGCGTGCGATTCGTGCGCGATCAGGAATCGGCTGCCGAAGCGACCCCGCTGAAGACGGAGGCCCAGCTCGAGGCTGAGCTGCCCCGTTCGCTCGACGAGAAGGAACGCTCGCTCAACTCGATGCTCTTCGACAAGGTTCTGTCCTTCTTCCAGTCCCACACCCTGCAAGTGAGTAGTCCCTTTCAAGAGAGGGTTCTGATTCCTGATACACTAACGAGCCTGACTGTCTTCCTGTCCACCCACAACAGGTTAAGTTCCCGTCCAGCGAGGAAATCAAGCGCTCCATGGATGAGGTCCGCGGAGGAGGCGGTGGCTTCGGAGGTGCCGGCGGCGGTGGCTTCGGAGGTGGCAAGGACAAGGACAAGAAGAACGGCCACTGGATCATGATCCCGCTTCTGCTCGGCAGCACGCTCGTCCCGCTCGCTTTCGGTGCCCTCGCCCTGCTCGCCGGTAAGGCTCTGATCGTTTCCAAGCTGGCCCTCGCCCTGGCCTCCATCATCGGCATCAAGAAGCTGATCTCGAGCGGTAGCGGTCATCACGAGTCGGCCCATGAGGTGGTCGTGTCCGGCGGACACGGTGGCGGCTGGGGACGCATCGGATCCGGCCAGGGTCTTGCCTACAACGGCTACGGACACTACGCTCAGTAAGCGCAGTATCCATTGACCTGCCACCGCCCCCGTTGCCAACCAAAACCCCCGCAAGCAAGTTGTTTGATGCGTCCTGTTTAACCCGGGACGTCAGAAGCCGAACAATGTATCCGATCCCAGCCATCGATCGCATCCCCTATCATCTCAGCCAAAATCCCAGCATCCCCACTCCCAACCCGGTGGATGTTATCGATGCAAGCTGGGATCGGTAGTACATCTTCGGCCCATTCAGCATCTCGGCGATCACCAAGGCGCACAACAAGCAGCGAACTCGCACAATACCGACTGACGAACTGATACCCCTCCGGTAGGGCATCGTTCTATCATGCCGTGTCACATGGAAACTTGCCTCCAAAACGTCATCTACAAAAACCGAAGCGAACATTACACAACCAAAACGTTCCTCCTTATCCCCCCCcaccaacactcacacacatactccCAAAAAGCTActctcacacagacacatccTCATCCTAgatcccccaaaaaaaccaaGGCCCATCGTTCCTGGTGGGCGCACCAGCTTTAGCTCTTAGTGGTCGAGGCGGCTCCCGTTTTTGCCTGGAGCGCGGCCCACCACACgacagtttatttatttaacttaatttaatttattgtacTGCTTCTCAACAGAACTGATAATTTATGCGTTGtagatgatttttgttttgtacgatttatgttttcgttttcgttatttttttgtacGATACGTCCTatttttgtgtaaaaaaaacatgcagTCAAATAAAACTTAATTGAAGAAGtatttggtttgttttaattgtttatttCACTGTACCATTGTGGCTCACTGTATTTCAATATCTGTATGACACAGATTCTCCAGTTTATGTGTCACTAGGAAATGCAATGCAAACCAGGATGAATCGGCATCCACTGCAGGAATGACTTTCACTCCAGGTTTGGAGCATAGGGCCTGATATCTAGTCCCTCTACAATGGTGGTCTAATTTCCGCGGAAATGCAAACAGGCAGGATTTGTGACATGAGAAAAACCGCCAGTTCATTTCCAGTTCCAGTAGCATCcgaacataaataaaacaagttACCGCAACAGCCGCGCCACAGCTGTGTGCCGCACTTGCCACGAACGCTAAAACGGGCATTCGCGGAAAATTGAGTACACTGCTTTATTGAACCCGGTTCCTGCTACGGCTAGAAAGTGGGTGCGCATCGGACAAAAACCAGACCTGCTCACGGTCGGTGGCAGAACGAGCCCGAGGAAACGGTTCCCGGAACTAGTGGCACTATTCTCCCGCCCTAACACTCCCGGACCGCCGAGGACATCGCGGGAGAATGCCATTTCACTGATTTCTCCACGAGATTTCCACTTTCTTTTGTGGATGGCTGTTTTTCCAGCCGGCCAGCTGGAGGAACTGGATCATCTTCGCTTCGCTATACAGCGCATGGACACGCACCGTAGTGTAGAATGCGTGTCTATCGATAGCGACCGCCCCATGTTAGATGCAGTGTAAAGAAAGAGCAAAGAAAAGCATGGCATTTTAACGCAACCAACTTTCCAGCTTAGTTATTAGTATTGCACGACTGAGCGAGCGCAATAGTGTGCTATTGTGCGCATATGATTTATTAATGATTGAATTACTGGCAGGTGTACCATTCGAAGAAAAATCGACCAATATCGGCGTGCAATGTTGTTCTATATGGGAGATGTTGCTCCAAATAAACAGCGATGCGATAGCGGCACCGaacttcacacgacaggaccgaggttaaaatttaatttgggCTGTTCCTCCATAGTggagactgactatccagctatgcggtatcaataagtctagtaagccagaaatggccgggATGGCCTAAGAGATCGTTgggccaataaagaagaagatacaGAGAGGATTAATGTTGATAATACGGCATCAATCCGTgttaataaaaatagaaataaataagATTTCAATTCATTTTAGCTTTAACacaaagaaatattttaagaaCTCCAGGTGTATTAAGTTCTGCTCCAGGTGTATTAAAACTTCATCGGAAGAATTGTCAAGTCATCCTTGCATGTAAGCAAACTTcgaaaacattaaattaaatttttgacCACCACCAACTCGCCCACTGTTCCACTGTGCCGAACG from Anopheles stephensi strain Indian chromosome 2, UCI_ANSTEP_V1.0, whole genome shotgun sequence includes the following:
- the LOC118502941 gene encoding uncharacterized protein LOC118502941, encoding MQLFKCLLVIGCLATVSFAHSASATLPISSNSIDDSNGPQQQTPRAGSYLGEIKYLYKTYQDCASGDVSTCLKMKLFTILDRVSRSTKDFKLSEGVRFVRDQESAAEATPLKTEAQLEAELPRSLDEKERSLNSMLFDKVLSFFQSHTLQVKFPSSEEIKRSMDEVRGGGGGFGGAGGGGFGGGKDKDKKNGHWIMIPLLLGSTLVPLAFGALALLAGKALIVSKLALALASIIGIKKLISSGSGHHESAHEVVVSGGHGGGWGRIGSGQGLAYNGYGHYAQ